AGAAAGGCAGCTGTAAGAGACATTTGGAAGAATGACAGCACAGTAAATGAGTAGATTTGAACCTTCAGTTACTGCAGTGTTCCGGTATCAAGTTGGAGGATGTTATCATTCTGGTATTTTTTCTTCgagtcagagagagaaagacacacaaGCAATATAGAGAGCAGAAAAGCGCaaagccaaagagagagagaaagagagacaggaaaCCGTGAGTTTAAAGTCTTGGGTCATAAGACAAACTCTAGATAAAACGACAAGATCCTCAATCAACATGTTGTGTTTTTGCTAATGAGATGGAAATCTATGATGCTAAATAACTGCACAGTCTTTCTACTGAGATTTAAATCATTTTACCTGTTTCTGGTTTAATAGTAGAAATACCAGCATGGAAAATTATGATGATTTATTTAATACAATTGCTCAATAATGATAGTAAGACCTATTAGGTATTTTGCATATTGCACACGAAGGAGAGTTTCAATcgcagagaaaaacaaacaaatagaaaaagattaCAACGAAAGTCCTTCATGTGAGTGCACAGTTCAATCGTCCCGGGCTGGGGTAAGTGGGTCTGAGATGTGTTTTGAGTCTGGCCGTCATGCATGACGGGAAGTGACAAGTCTAGTCTGCAGTTTTCAGAAAGCCACATTCCTCCCTTGACTGGACTCCCACTAGAACCTCATATGAGGTAGAAGAAGCCTACCTGTGTCCCCTTCACATGTTGTGGTCGATGTGTCAACTTCATGATCCAGGCTCCTCACCACATCCCCTGCACCGGTCAGTCGAGCAGAGTCACTGCATCCTGGCAGCAGAAGCTGCACCAAGTCCATGTCGCCCACGGTCGTCATCCTGGCCTGTCTTGGTGAGTCCTGGAAGGGAAGGAGCACCAGGGTTACACTACGGGCCTGCAGATTCGGGGTCTCCCAACAGGGAGCCGTGTTCTGGAGCAAGCGGGTGGTGAGGCTGAGTGAACGTTCAGCCCAGCGAGGCGCCCAATGGCTGGGAGGAAAGGGCAGGTTGCTGCAGACATGAATAGTTCATCATGATCTTTCTTTGCAGGGTTCTTCTTGGACCAGAGGGTGCGGGCACACGTGGGTGAGTCCTTCCCAAATGATGGGTTGCCATCCCCACCAATACAAGTGAATTTTCCTGAGAAGGGAGGCAGGCAGCACAGAGGGCGGCTGATGGACTGACCGTGGGAAAGCTTTTGGGGAAATCTCTCGTGAACTAGGAAGAGGAGACCCTGGGATGCTCGGCCCTGAGTTCTGTCTTATCCCTCCCCAGCCGTTCTTCCCCGTGGCTGAGTCTAGCTCTGTGTGGCCCAGGGGGAGATTCGGGCGCTCAAAGCTGGGGTGTGGGGGAAGGGGATATGGTGTCACTggcagaggagggaaggaaagcagcACTAGGAACAGCAGGTCCTCTGAGGACAAGAGGGTAAATCACTCCCTCCAGTGTTTCCATGATGGTCGGGGCTGCAGCGTGGCTGCTGTCATTCTACCAGAAGAGGTGGGGGAACCACAGTCATGACCCTGACATTCCAATCCCTCTGATGGGGCTCAGTTATTTATTATGGTTCAGGCATTAGCTGATATTCCATTCACAAAGGTCATACCCTCCGCCGCGTGTCTACTTTGTGTTGTTTGGTGTAACCAATCTTGCAGTATTAAAATCTAGTAAGAGTTCCATACTCAGCACCTGCTCAGAGTTTTCAGCCCATACTTTTGTTGTAGGGAGACACCATGTCCATGCTGGATAAGTTCTTCCTGTAGCCCTGGACACCCAGGTGTGGGAGGAGCCTTAGAAACACGGAAAGGGGAAGAATATTCTGAGCACATGGAGGGAGGGGTGACTCCACATCCTCTTCTCTAAGGCGGCACCTCCTTCTCCCCGAGGTGGTCAGGACAAGCCCTTCTGCTCTGCCTGGCCCAGCGCTGTGGTGCCTCAGGGAGGACACGTGACTCTTTGGTGTCACTATCGTCCTGGGTTTAACATCTTCACGCTGTACAAGGAAGACGGGGTGCCTGTCCCTGAGCTCTACAAAAGAATATTCTGGAACAGTTTCCTCATTAGCCCTGTGACTGCAGCACATGCAGGGACCTACAGATGTCGAGTTTTTCATCCGCACTCCCCCACTGAGTGGTCGGCACCCAGCAACCCCCTGGTGATCATGGTCACAGGTCAGAGGGCTCCTGTCTGGGCTTCTCCTTGTCCCACCTCCTGAATCCCAGAGCTTCTGCTGGGGGTGTCCGTCAGGGTCCCATCATCCAGGCCCTGACTGTATTTGGGGTAAAGGGGATTTAATACAGGGGAATGGGTGCTGGGAGGAAGAATGGTGGGAAGAATAACTGTCCCCATTGATGGCCACATTGTAATCCGTGGACCCTGTGACTCTTTATGTTATAGGGCAGGGGACTGAAGGGGAAGATGGAGCTCAGGTTGTTGATGAGTtgaccttgagatggggagacGGCCTGGACTGTCCCGCTGGGCTCAGTGGAATCACAAGGGTCCTCAtgacaggaggaggaagaggggagtgGGGATTACAGCAGCATCATGGGAGACTCCATCAGCCACTGTGggctttgaaggtggaggaaggtCACGAGTCACAAAGGCAGGAGGCCTATAGGGGCTGGAGAAGTCAAGGGAACTGATTCTCCCCTGAGTCTCCAGAGGGAACACAGCCCTGTAGatgccttgattttagcccaggaAGAACTGGATCCAATTTCTGTTCTCCAGAAGTGGAAGGGTCAGTGTGTTCTCTCCTGCCGCCACGTTTGTGATAATTTTctacagcagcaacaggaaaccaacacaggaacCCAGGTCAAGGACAAGTTTAAAAACCAAACAAGAGGGTTGGCTACCCCGAGATCAGCAAAGGTGCACTGCTGATGCCACCACCAGGCTGGAGCCACATAGGGAGGGAACGACAGGGAGAGTcgggggtggagggtgagagagagagagcattaggtCATAGAGCAGGGGAGTGAGTTCTCAGCTCAGGTGTGATGGGAGCTGTGACAAGGAAGAACCTCCCTGAGGGAAACTGCCTCTTCTCCTTCCAGGTCTATATGAGAAACCTTCTCTCTCAGCCCAGCCGGGCCCCACGGTTCCCACAGGAGAGAACATGACCTTGTCCTGCAGTTCCCGGCGCTCCTTTGACATGTACCATCTATCCAGGGAGGGGGAGGCCCATGAACTTAGTCTCCCTGCAGTGCCGAGCGTCAATGGAACATTCCAGGCTGACTTCCCTCTGGGCCCTGCCACCCACGGAGGGAACTACAGATGCTTCGGCTCTCTCCGTGACTCTCCCTACGAGTGGTCAGACCCGAGTGACCCACTGCCCGTTTCtgtcacaggtgaggaaaccccATGTCTGTCCCATGTCTTATGATCCCAGAGCCATAGCTGGGGAGCTTCCTGCTGATGATGGAGAGAGGGATGGACAGATGCAGAGAGAAGATGAAGCCTCGGTGTGAGGTTGGGGTCAGGGCACAGGAGGGCAGACACAGCACATCAAACCCTCCCGCACTGCCTGCATGGAGGCCTGTGGTCAGGGCTTCAGGCATCCAGGCAGATGGAGAAACTGGTCAGGACAGACCCAGAGGAAGGGAGATTGGGCTCAGTTTGGGGAGATCAGAGGTTCCCTCAGCCCCTCAACCTTACCCATTTCCCAGAAGCCCATCCCGGCCTCTCACCCACAGAGAGATGTCATCACCAGCAACCCTTAcacccttttcttttcatttgaaaaaatgctGATTGAGGTTAAATATACCTGTATAATTTACCAAcgttaccatttttaagtgtaaaatctAGGGGTCATAAATACCtatacaggccgggtgcagtggctcacacctgtaatctcagcaatttgagaggccaaggcaggtagatcattcAAAATCAGGGgctggagaccaccctggccaacatgggggaaacccatctttactaaaaagatgaaaaaaaattaaccaggcatagtgccacgtgcctgtaatcccagctacttgggaggctgaggcaggagaaccgcttaagcccaggaggcagaggttgcagtgagccgagatcatgccactgcactgcaacctggtgacacaagagactctgtctctaaatagataaataaataaatttatattcttttttttgttaccCTCCATCCTTTCCTTCCTAACCTCTGGCatccaccattctactctctaccttcaTGAGCTTCACCTTTTACATCCTGCAGGTTAGTGAGAAATGGCAATCCttgtaatgacctccagttccacccatgtggCTGCAAATGTCAGTATGTTATTGTCTCTATGGATGAGTAGTCTCCACCGTGTGGATGTACTACATTCTCtctatccattcacccactgatGGGCAGGTAGGTTGACTCCacatcttggctactgtgaatggtGCTAGAACAGtcatgggagtgcagatgtcaCTTTGATACATGAAGtcctttcctttgcatttacacCCActagtggaattgctagatcctCTGGAAGTTCTCTTTTTAGGTTTTGgtttatgctttttgtttttttgacaagaagtttcactcttgttgcccaggctggggtgtaatggcaccatctgggctcactgcaacctctacctccaggattcaagtgattctcctgcctcagcctcctgagtagttggattactggcacctgccaccacacccgcctaatttttgtatttttagtagatacgggttttcaccatgttggccaggctggtctcgaactcttggcatccagtgatccacccacttcagcctcccaaggtgctgggattacaagggtgagctgcagcacccagcctctttttattttttgaggaacttccatattCTTCTCCTCTGTgaaagttgtactaatttatattcctgtCAACAGTGTATCAGGGTTCTCGTTTCTCCACCaccttgtcagcatttgttttGTCTGTCTTTGAGATAAAAGCCATTGTAATGGGGTGGGATGACAGCTCATTgtgatttcatttgcatttctctgatgatcagtgatactgagcacTTTTCATATACGCAATGttcatttgtatgttttgttcattgagaaatgtctgttcaggtcttttactaattttataattaaattagtAATTTTATTGAGGTGTTTGAGCTTCTTTTATATTCTAGTTCTTAATCCCctctcagatgcatagtttgcaaatatttgctcccattccatgggttgtctcttcttcactttgttggttggttcctttgcagtgcagaagctgcttagtttgatataatcccaatGGTCTATGTTTTTGTGTTCTGATTACTTGTGTTTTTGAGGTTTAAACAAAATGTCTTCCCTCAGACAAATGTCCTGGAGCATTTCCCCGGTGTTTCCTTTTAGATGTTTAATGGGTTCAGGCCTTAAGTTGTTaacccatttttatttgatttttgtatatggtgagaggtagagGTGCATTTTCATCCCTCTGCATGtagctatccagttttccctgcaTCGTTTATTGAAACCACTGTCCTTTCCAGATTGTAGATTTTTGGAACCTTTCTCAAAGTCCATTGGATGTAAATAGGTGGATTACATCTGTGTTCTTCATTCTGCTCCATTGTTTTATGTGCTTTTCTTTATGCCAGTGTcatactgttttgtttactacagctctgtaacatatttttaagtcaggtagtgtgatactcCTGTTTTCTCCTTATACCTTAAAGTCTCAAGATAGTGGGCATCACGTACAATGATTATGGAGAAGGGGATGCCAGGACTCCCAGGGCCCAATATTAGACAACAGAATGTTGGCCAGGAACCAACCTCAAAGATGTCCTTTGAGTAGAACACAGGCATCCTTATTTCCACACCTCTCTCCTGTCCCATGTTCTAGGAAACCCTTCAAGTAGTTGGCCTTCACCCACTGAACCAAGCTTCAAAACTGGTAAGTGAAGGATCCCTCTTACCTCTGCTTTTGAAAACCCGGGGAGGTCGAAGCCTTGGATTCAAGCGTTGGCTCAGCACCTCCCAGCTCTGTGATTCTGGGCCTGTCTTCCGCTGTCTCTGAACCCCAGACACTCCAACAACGAAAGGGATCTGAGCCCAGCACAGGGCTCAGTGAAATCTCTTAACCTCTGATTTTCTGCTGCTGAGACCTCAGGGTAGAAGGTTGAGTGCAAATCAGACGTTGTTCTCGGGATAAATGTGGTGTTTGTTCTGCCTGCATTCCTAACCAAAGGACAAATGCCTGGGGGCTtgagagggggaaggaaggggaacattTTTGAGGGTGGGGTGTTTGTAGAGAAGTTCTACTTGCCAAGGAATGAGCTCCTGTCTGTCATGATCCAACCTTGGTTGACTTAGCAGAGCAAGAGCCTTGCAGTAAGAGAGAACGGAGTTCATCCACGCACATGACACTTCCACTTACTGGCTCAGCCACTGCTCCATGCTCAGGCTGTGCAGTGTGGACCCTTTTCCTATGTTGCCATAACAAATTTCCACAGGCTTCGTGGATggaagccacattttaaaaaaatatctgacAGTGCTGTGGCTCAGAATTATGAAATGCGTCATCTCacagggctaaaatcaaggtgacGTCAAGGCTGACTTCCCTCTGAAGGTTCCAGGCAAGAATCTGCTTCCTCACTTTTCCAAGCTCCTAGAGGCTCTCACATTCCTTGGCTTCTGGTCCCCATCTTCCTTCCTCAAAGCCCACAAAGGCTGGTCACATTTCTCACATGACATCAGTCAGATCCTTCTTCCTCACCACACCTCTTTCTCTGAATGTTGCTCTGCcttcttcctcatcttttaaaGCCCTTGGGATTCTATTGGAATCTATGTTCATGGCATAAAACTTGCCCCCTCACCCAAATCCCCCACCTCACCTCTACTTCCTATCACATTAAGAGACACAGATAGACCGTGGGAAGGTAAAAACTAATACTCTTTGGAGTTCAGATCTTGGACTCGGAGACCAGCACCAGCACCATCTCCTGGTCACCTTTTATACGAATTCACAGAAGGACAGGTTGTACCGAAGCAATAGATGATGGAGGGGGTTGTCCTTCCTCCGGACTCTCAGGTAGAACAGCAGCCTAATATAGGACTCCCGAGATCACAAAAAGGAGCACGCTCTTCACGAGCTTCATCATTATTTCCTGGCTGTTGGATATATGACAGTTCTACTTCACTTTTTTGATCTTGATTTCATGTTATGCCTTTTCTTGTCAAATGTAATGTGTTTGAGTCAAGAGGGATGTGGCCGTAGAAATTGTAAAGCACATTCACTGTGTATCGATCCCAGTCCAGTCTTCCCAGAGAAGACTCTAAACACCTCCTGTACTGCACCTGGGGCTATGCCAATTTCTATCACTCACCGTCACTCCAGGGAGACAGAACACACAGAGAATACATGACATAGGCAGGTTCATTACTAACAGATAACCAGCAACTGACAACAGAAGCCTACATTTCAGTGTGAGCCAGTCCCCCAAGGCTCAGAAAAGCTGCTCGGGACATATGGAGTCACCCCATTTGCATTGCAGCTGggggaacccagaaagcagcccagCCTGGGTTTTGTACCCTGGAGCCACAGGAAGCACTGAGCTAAAGCACTGCATGACGTCCTCCTCTGGGAAGAACAGGAAGACAGCCCAGGCTGTTCTGGGACGTTCCTCCTGATCTCAGGATGTTGCCGTCTTAGTCCCTTTTTGTGGCTGTAAAAGAACACTTGAGCCTGGGTAACTTCTACAGAAAAGAGAATTGGTCGACTCacggttctgcaagctgtacaagaAGCAGGACACCAGCATCTATTTCTGGCTGTGGTCTCAGGCTGCTCCTACTCTGGTAGAAGAGAAGGGGTCCTACATGTGCAGAGAC
The sequence above is a segment of the Macaca nemestrina isolate mMacNem1 chromosome 20, mMacNem.hap1, whole genome shotgun sequence genome. Coding sequences within it:
- the LOC112429386 gene encoding LOW QUALITY PROTEIN: killer cell immunoglobulin-like receptor 2DL4 (The sequence of the model RefSeq protein was modified relative to this genomic sequence to represent the inferred CDS: inserted 2 bases in 1 codon): MSPTVVILACLGFFLDQRVRAHVGGQDKPFCSAWPSAVVPQGGHVTLWCHYRPGFNIFTLYKEDGVPVPELYKRIFWNSFLISPVTAAHAGTYRCRVFHPHSPTEWSAPSNPLVIMVTGLYEKPSLSAQPGPTVPTGENMTLSCSSRRSFDMYHLSREGEAHELSLPAVPSVNGTFQADFPLGPATHGGNYRCFGSLRDSPYEWSDPSDPLPVSVTGNPSSSWPSPTEPSFKTGITRHLPIVIRYSVATIIFTILLFFLLRCWCSNKKNAAVMDQEPAGYRTVNREDSDEQDPQEVTYAQLDHCVFTRGKITRPSQRPKTPPTDTSVYIELPNAEPRSLSPAHEHHRQAWRGLLGRPQPCLKTGFTAPVXQQLESEVSTLHLRALLFLTPQICWLSLAYQCLWFPLPAGEKMHSFA